Part of the Thermomicrobiales bacterium genome is shown below.
AGGCGGTCTTCATGCTGGAAGTCAACGATCGACTGAATGGCGAACGACCGCTGGATGCTCTTCGGCGCGGCGACGTCGGCAGGGCATTAGACGCCGCACAACTCGTCGGCGAGCATGGAGCAGCCTGATAGCGGCCAGCCCGGGCCGCATCCCGCGCCGCCGTCCGACCTCAACGCGCGACGTCTGCCGATTGTGCAACTGAATACCGACCTGTTTCGACTCCACCGCATCGATCGCGATCCTTTGCACTTCGGGCGTGCCGCGCAATTTCGCTTCGACGCACCAGATGGCGCATTCGGTGTGCTGTATGCCGGCGACGGCCCGGGCTGCGCCTTCATTGAGACGTTTGGGCGGCTCGGCGGGGCGCTGCGGCTGGTAACTGATCGAGAGCTTGCCGGGCGCGGGCTTGTCCGCATTACGTCGCGTCGGCCACTAAGACTGGTGGATCTGACAGCCGCTGGATTGCGTCGCCTGGACGCTGACAATCGGCTCTGCACCGGCGACTACCGCATCGCTCAGCGCTGGACTGCCGCACTCCACAACCACCCCGACCAGCTCGACGGCGTCCGCTACCGCTCGCGCCATGACCCGTCCCTCGTCTGCGTCGCGATCTACGAGCGCGCTGGCGATCTTCTCAATGTCGAGCATCTCAGCACGCTGATCGACACGCAACACGCCAGGTTGCTGGCGGATCTTCTCGATATCTGGGACTTCGGTCTGCTCGTAACCACCCGCTAACTCAGGCTGGCACGAGCCGTGCGCGCTAGCGCAGGGTGAACAGGCATACTCTCGGCTGGGAGGCCTGCCGACGCGACTTGAAGGGGACAGCATGACCGACGGGCGCAGCCGAGTTGTGATTGAAGGGGTTCGTCCAGAGATTGATTGCGGCCGGTTTGCAATCAAGCGTGTCACCGGTGAGTCGGTCTCGGTTGAAGCCGATGT
Proteins encoded:
- a CDS encoding RES family NAD+ phosphorylase, which produces MEQPDSGQPGPHPAPPSDLNARRLPIVQLNTDLFRLHRIDRDPLHFGRAAQFRFDAPDGAFGVLYAGDGPGCAFIETFGRLGGALRLVTDRELAGRGLVRITSRRPLRLVDLTAAGLRRLDADNRLCTGDYRIAQRWTAALHNHPDQLDGVRYRSRHDPSLVCVAIYERAGDLLNVEHLSTLIDTQHARLLADLLDIWDFGLLVTTR